In a single window of the Tellurirhabdus bombi genome:
- a CDS encoding mandelate racemase/muconate lactonizing enzyme family protein, translating into MKISNVEAFWLRCPIPKEKQHASDYGLLTDFDMTLVVVTTEDGLQGFGEAKAAVGSSGVCSSIVHCIEQELKPLLIGKDARHISRIWEHLYNGTRDHYALKRGRKFPILGRRGLTISAMSGIDTALWDLKAKALNVPVLELLGGACRDQMPAYASGGWAGVDRIGEQLNGYVSKGFSGVKMRVGVMDDTVQSSIARVRAAREALGDNIKLMTDAHGTFSVPEAKQFCRGVEDCNLYWFEEPISPDNRHGTAEVRASTSIPIAAGESEYTSFDIRDLIEVRALDVVQPDSAIIGGISEAMRVGHLASTYQLELAPHCWGSAFSFMAGLHVAFASPAATIIEFSLGGNPMMYELVQEQITVKDGFIDVPTGPGLGLTPNWDFVNEYKQ; encoded by the coding sequence ATGAAAATTAGTAACGTAGAAGCTTTCTGGCTGCGCTGCCCGATCCCAAAAGAAAAACAACACGCTTCGGATTACGGTCTGCTAACCGATTTTGATATGACGCTGGTGGTGGTCACCACCGAAGACGGCCTACAGGGATTTGGAGAAGCCAAAGCCGCCGTTGGGTCATCGGGCGTTTGCTCCTCCATTGTTCATTGCATTGAACAGGAGCTAAAACCGCTCCTGATTGGGAAAGATGCCCGGCACATCTCCCGCATCTGGGAACACCTGTACAACGGAACCCGCGACCACTACGCCTTAAAACGCGGTCGGAAATTCCCGATTCTGGGGCGTCGGGGACTGACCATTTCGGCCATGAGTGGCATTGATACGGCCCTGTGGGACCTGAAAGCAAAGGCGCTGAACGTACCCGTGCTGGAATTACTGGGTGGCGCGTGCCGGGACCAGATGCCCGCTTACGCGAGCGGCGGCTGGGCGGGGGTTGACCGCATCGGCGAGCAGTTAAATGGCTATGTATCCAAAGGGTTTAGCGGCGTAAAAATGCGCGTGGGCGTCATGGACGACACGGTTCAGAGCAGCATTGCGCGCGTGCGGGCGGCTCGCGAAGCCCTCGGCGATAACATCAAATTAATGACCGACGCCCACGGTACCTTCAGCGTACCGGAAGCAAAACAGTTTTGTCGGGGCGTTGAAGACTGCAACCTCTACTGGTTTGAAGAACCCATAAGCCCGGACAATCGGCACGGAACGGCGGAGGTGCGGGCTTCTACATCGATTCCCATTGCTGCCGGTGAAAGCGAATACACCAGCTTTGACATTCGGGATTTGATCGAAGTACGGGCGCTAGATGTGGTACAACCCGACTCGGCCATCATTGGCGGTATCTCCGAAGCGATGCGCGTGGGGCACCTGGCCAGTACCTACCAACTCGAACTGGCGCCGCACTGCTGGGGATCAGCCTTTTCGTTCATGGCGGGGCTGCACGTGGCGTTTGCCTCACCAGCGGCCACCATCATTGAATTTTCGCTGGGTGGAAACCCCATGATGTATGAACTGGTTCAGGAGCAGATTACAGTAAAAGATGGTTTTATCGATGTTCCCACTGGTCCCGGTTTAGGGTTGACGCCCAATTGGGATTTTGTGAACGAGTATAAACAGTAA
- a CDS encoding VOC family protein, translated as MARALKINHVTLIVNNLEKAGEFYANELGLEALPAFNFDYPVMFFKFNEEQQLHISEWEDTPSFRGHICVQVDDFNSLFYRMKELGVVDVSPWGKVRKLPDGAMQMFVRDPSGNLVEISSKPGSEVDPAILEDELYADGLYVSNRNDFRGERSDNATLYHSSNS; from the coding sequence ATGGCACGCGCTTTAAAAATCAATCACGTTACCCTCATTGTTAACAACCTGGAAAAAGCCGGAGAATTTTATGCCAACGAATTAGGGTTGGAAGCTTTGCCCGCTTTTAATTTCGATTATCCCGTTATGTTCTTCAAATTCAACGAAGAGCAGCAACTTCATATTTCTGAGTGGGAAGATACGCCTTCGTTCCGGGGTCATATTTGTGTGCAAGTCGATGATTTCAACAGCCTTTTTTACCGCATGAAAGAGCTGGGCGTTGTGGACGTAAGTCCCTGGGGGAAAGTGCGCAAACTACCGGATGGCGCCATGCAGATGTTCGTTCGCGACCCGTCGGGCAATCTGGTCGAAATTTCGTCTAAACCGGGTAGTGAAGTTGATCCGGCCATTCTGGAAGATGAGTTATATGCCGATGGTTTATACGTCTCCAATCGCAACGATTTCCGGGGTGAACGCTCCGACAACGCGACCTTGTACCACAGCAGCAATTCATGA
- a CDS encoding 2-hydroxyacid dehydrogenase: MKKTVLLLETIADEALSLLDENTRVIPAYEARSLADILETEEIHAVITRGKGQINPALLDACPALEVVARCGVGLDNVDVQAATERGVKVVNAPGSNAGTIAEHALTLMLMLMRNTYESALQVKAGAWNWRNQFSGDELSGKTLGILGMGNIGKRVARLGEAFGMNIVYWDKQSTDLLLYQSLSFEAVLQQADIISVHLPLTDETDQILSTRELSLMKPNAILINTARGALIDEAALLQALDEGTIGGFGADVLSQEPPAPDNQLAKHPKTIITPHVGSLTATTYRLMCIYTVQNVVAILAGGTPDPRSIFNREALDLFQE; encoded by the coding sequence ATGAAAAAAACGGTCTTACTGCTGGAAACCATCGCCGACGAAGCCTTGAGTTTGCTGGACGAGAATACCCGTGTGATACCCGCTTACGAAGCGCGGTCACTGGCTGACATTCTTGAAACAGAAGAAATTCATGCTGTCATCACTCGTGGAAAAGGCCAGATCAACCCGGCTTTACTGGATGCCTGCCCAGCCCTGGAAGTAGTGGCTCGCTGCGGTGTCGGTTTGGATAATGTGGATGTTCAGGCGGCGACCGAACGGGGCGTGAAAGTGGTGAATGCGCCTGGCTCCAATGCGGGCACCATTGCCGAACACGCGCTGACGCTGATGCTCATGCTCATGCGAAATACCTACGAATCGGCGTTGCAGGTGAAAGCCGGAGCCTGGAACTGGCGAAATCAGTTTTCGGGCGATGAGCTATCCGGCAAAACGCTGGGTATTTTGGGCATGGGAAATATTGGGAAGCGAGTAGCCCGTTTGGGCGAGGCTTTTGGCATGAACATCGTTTACTGGGACAAACAAAGCACGGATCTGCTTCTGTATCAATCGCTTTCCTTCGAAGCGGTCCTCCAACAGGCCGACATTATCAGCGTTCATTTGCCATTAACGGACGAGACAGACCAGATTTTAAGTACCAGAGAACTAAGTCTGATGAAGCCCAATGCCATCCTGATTAACACCGCCCGGGGTGCGTTGATTGACGAAGCGGCTCTGTTGCAGGCGCTGGATGAAGGCACCATCGGCGGCTTCGGAGCGGATGTGTTGAGCCAGGAGCCACCCGCCCCCGACAACCAGCTTGCCAAACATCCGAAAACCATCATTACGCCCCACGTAGGCAGCTTGACGGCTACAACCTACCGGCTGATGTGCATTTATACGGTTCAGAATGTAGTCGCTATCCTGGCGGGTGGAACCCCCGATCCCCGAAGTATTTTTAACCGGGAAGCACTTGATCTTTTCCAGGAATAA
- a CDS encoding alpha/beta hydrolase family protein produces the protein MKVFLVFAALFSFVYYASSAQTTPRSIGNYSVFTIPFDGDSVTFAVTTPPGKLLQKKPIFLFRQGSLPIPLFEQPTDRPPVLIQLPAACYAHDEYYSITIAKPGLPLVVNSAYVDTLFSTLNNPKAEMYPKKYMECNYLDYYVRQTNAVLDFVLKQPWADPSKVVLTGGSEGYHVAIKTASQNKQVTHLIAFSGNLEGRLQSIIRAERAKAFAGQTSHEEAQRSIEALQQEWAEICRDSLGTERKLGDNYRTTYSFSNGDGLDHLLSLQIPICILYGTADVGATSNDILPLEFARRGKKNLTLKAYPSHDHTFFKLTYDAAGKVSQKTYNGDAVEKDYFDWLAKH, from the coding sequence ATGAAGGTATTTTTAGTTTTTGCCGCTCTCTTTTCGTTTGTTTATTACGCTTCTTCTGCTCAGACTACGCCCCGGTCTATCGGTAATTATAGCGTTTTCACCATTCCCTTCGATGGGGATTCGGTGACCTTTGCCGTAACAACTCCTCCGGGTAAACTACTTCAAAAGAAGCCTATTTTTCTTTTTCGTCAAGGCTCACTCCCGATCCCTTTGTTTGAGCAGCCTACTGACAGGCCCCCTGTACTGATTCAGTTGCCAGCCGCTTGCTATGCGCATGACGAGTATTACAGCATCACCATTGCCAAACCGGGCCTACCCCTCGTTGTCAATTCGGCGTATGTCGACACGCTATTTTCGACCTTGAATAACCCTAAAGCCGAGATGTATCCCAAAAAATACATGGAATGCAATTACCTGGATTATTACGTCCGCCAGACGAATGCGGTGTTGGATTTCGTGCTAAAACAGCCGTGGGCTGATCCGTCAAAGGTGGTTTTGACGGGTGGGTCGGAAGGGTATCACGTGGCGATCAAAACAGCTTCTCAGAATAAACAGGTTACTCATTTAATTGCGTTTTCGGGTAATCTGGAAGGTCGCCTTCAATCGATTATCCGAGCGGAGCGGGCTAAAGCCTTTGCCGGACAGACTAGCCACGAAGAGGCCCAGCGTTCCATCGAAGCGCTTCAGCAGGAATGGGCGGAAATTTGCCGGGACTCCCTCGGCACAGAACGAAAACTAGGTGATAATTACCGAACAACCTATTCATTTTCAAACGGCGATGGGCTTGATCACTTACTATCGCTCCAAATTCCAATTTGCATTCTGTACGGCACTGCCGACGTCGGAGCAACGTCCAACGACATCCTTCCCCTGGAGTTTGCCCGACGCGGAAAGAAGAATTTGACGCTGAAAGCCTATCCCAGCCACGACCACACATTCTTTAAACTAACCTACGATGCGGCGGGAAAAGTAAGTCAGAAAACATACAACGGCGATGCGGTCGAAAAGGACTACTTCGACTGGCTGGCAAAGCACTAG
- a CDS encoding ABC transporter ATP-binding protein: MLQAERVSKYFGDLMAVRSVTLTVKSGEVVGLVGASGSGKSTLLNLMAGLLDSDDGGVSFNNEHIQGPSERLVAGHPQIKLVHQEYQLMPNITIRENIVYSIRFYEKEYQEYRVKQLLALCRLEHVANRLPKQVSGGEKQRTAIARAIAEKPADGVPTALLLDEPFSHLDSANRDLIRELILDLVRNEKTACLFVTHDAADALSISDRIGILQSGRLIQLDTPQQVYRFPHNAYVAQLTGLANIIRAKHLPSMGIQHSFHPNATVCVRPEQLEINDRGLFGGIIRRIFFKGHYSEVQIELNRYAKVTVVTDKPEGLAVGQLVGLNLLGGVHWLRDG; encoded by the coding sequence GTGCTTCAGGCAGAACGAGTTAGTAAGTATTTTGGCGATTTAATGGCCGTGCGGAGTGTCACGCTGACTGTAAAGTCGGGTGAGGTAGTTGGGTTGGTAGGGGCAAGCGGTTCCGGAAAAAGTACGTTACTGAATCTAATGGCTGGTTTGCTGGATAGCGATGACGGAGGCGTGTCGTTTAATAACGAACACATACAAGGTCCTTCTGAGCGCCTGGTGGCTGGGCATCCCCAGATAAAACTCGTTCATCAGGAGTACCAGTTGATGCCCAATATTACCATCCGGGAAAACATCGTTTATTCCATTCGTTTTTACGAAAAAGAGTACCAGGAGTATCGCGTTAAGCAATTGCTGGCGCTTTGCCGGCTCGAACACGTAGCGAATCGCCTGCCAAAACAGGTCTCGGGTGGCGAAAAACAACGAACGGCCATTGCCCGGGCCATTGCCGAAAAACCGGCCGATGGGGTACCAACCGCTTTGTTGCTGGATGAACCGTTTAGTCACCTTGATTCGGCTAACCGCGATCTGATCCGCGAGTTGATTCTGGATTTGGTTCGAAATGAAAAAACCGCGTGTTTGTTTGTAACGCACGATGCCGCAGATGCCCTCTCGATCTCTGATCGAATCGGTATTTTGCAAAGTGGTCGGCTGATTCAGCTGGATACGCCGCAGCAGGTGTACCGGTTTCCGCACAATGCCTATGTGGCACAACTAACGGGACTGGCCAACATCATCCGGGCAAAACACTTGCCATCAATGGGTATCCAGCATTCGTTTCACCCAAACGCGACGGTTTGCGTTCGTCCGGAACAGTTGGAAATTAATGACCGGGGATTGTTTGGGGGAATCATCCGACGGATTTTCTTCAAAGGTCATTACTCCGAGGTTCAGATCGAATTAAATCGGTATGCAAAAGTTACCGTAGTGACCGACAAGCCGGAAGGCCTGGCCGTTGGGCAGTTGGTGGGGCTAAACCTGCTGGGTGGTGTGCATTGGTTGCGGGATGGCTAA
- a CDS encoding SPFH domain-containing protein, with protein sequence MGLFDFIRNEFIEVIDWVDNSTDTVIWKFPDNGNNIKYGAQLTVRESQVAVFINEGRIADVYQPGRYELTTQNMPIMTTLRSWKMGFESPFKVDIYFVSTKQFTNLKWGTQNPIIIRDPELKQVRVRAFGVFALRVADAGKFIKEFAGTTPVVRISDVESQLRSAIITNFSDTVAEAGVSVFDMARNYKELGDKLLPMLQDSFTGYGLELTRFYIENTSLPPEVEAFLDKTTQMNMVNDMAKFQQFQAGMALEDAAENGGGVGSAILMGGLGNFMQNSSAANAQPQSAPKEDKGQVMELLKQLGELKAAGILTDEEFTAKKAELLARL encoded by the coding sequence ATGGGCTTATTCGATTTTATCCGCAACGAATTTATTGAAGTTATCGACTGGGTTGATAACTCGACTGATACGGTTATCTGGAAATTTCCGGATAATGGGAACAACATCAAATACGGCGCACAACTGACCGTGCGGGAATCGCAGGTTGCCGTGTTTATCAACGAAGGGCGCATTGCGGATGTCTACCAGCCGGGGCGGTATGAACTGACAACGCAGAACATGCCGATCATGACTACGTTACGGTCGTGGAAAATGGGCTTCGAGTCGCCATTTAAAGTGGATATCTACTTTGTGTCAACGAAGCAGTTCACCAACCTCAAGTGGGGAACGCAAAACCCGATTATCATCCGCGATCCGGAATTGAAGCAGGTACGCGTTCGGGCATTCGGGGTGTTTGCCTTGCGGGTTGCCGATGCCGGAAAGTTCATCAAGGAGTTCGCCGGAACAACGCCGGTCGTGCGCATCAGTGATGTAGAAAGCCAGCTTCGGTCGGCCATTATTACGAATTTCTCCGATACGGTCGCTGAAGCCGGGGTATCCGTCTTCGACATGGCCCGGAACTATAAAGAGCTGGGCGACAAGCTGCTACCCATGTTGCAGGATAGCTTTACCGGCTACGGACTGGAACTAACCCGCTTCTACATTGAAAATACGAGTCTACCGCCGGAAGTAGAAGCCTTCCTGGATAAAACTACGCAAATGAACATGGTCAATGACATGGCCAAGTTTCAGCAGTTTCAGGCCGGGATGGCGTTGGAAGATGCCGCCGAAAACGGGGGTGGTGTTGGCTCGGCTATTTTGATGGGAGGCTTAGGTAACTTCATGCAAAACTCCAGCGCGGCGAATGCGCAGCCACAAAGCGCGCCGAAAGAAGACAAAGGGCAGGTGATGGAGTTGCTCAAACAACTGGGCGAACTCAAGGCCGCCGGTATTCTGACCGATGAAGAATTTACTGCCAAAAAAGCAGAATTGTTGGCAAGATTATAA
- a CDS encoding glycoside hydrolase family 130 protein has product MKFETDLLILRPQDVDLKYSPLRRSIDAGTYVLGAFNPGLARLPNGNLLIMVRVAEALRNPIAGTKIHAIRWDKDGTYKLDGYSLEDVNAADPRKFHLLREHNETMALTSLSWLLPVELNASGTEIVQFHYDKIIAPQKTYQEYGIEDARITQIEGTYYMTTCSVSAERHSTTLYTSADGLNYSLQGIVLDHQNKDMLFFEGKIGGKFYALTRPLGSLYFAYAPESPYHAGPSINLAESPDGLHWKPVDEPCIRPRKGSTSTMRIGGSAQPILTPQGWLVLYHGVEVSGKVGIYRTFWAVLDAEDPTKILHLDDENPVLEANPDWTESLKMQMYLSDVVFTTGILDAGDQYIVSSGELDLACRITHIPKNYFTY; this is encoded by the coding sequence ATGAAATTTGAAACAGATCTACTTATTCTTCGTCCGCAAGATGTCGACTTAAAATATTCGCCGTTGCGCCGTTCTATTGACGCGGGAACGTATGTACTGGGAGCCTTCAATCCTGGTTTAGCGCGTCTACCCAATGGGAATTTGCTCATCATGGTTCGGGTAGCAGAGGCGTTACGAAATCCAATTGCGGGCACAAAGATTCACGCTATTCGCTGGGATAAAGATGGTACGTACAAACTCGACGGCTATTCGCTGGAGGATGTAAATGCTGCGGATCCGCGTAAATTCCACCTTTTGAGGGAACATAACGAAACGATGGCCCTAACGTCATTGTCCTGGTTGTTGCCCGTAGAGTTGAATGCGTCTGGGACGGAAATTGTTCAGTTTCATTACGATAAGATCATTGCTCCGCAGAAAACTTATCAGGAATATGGAATAGAAGACGCGCGTATTACCCAGATCGAAGGGACTTATTACATGACTACTTGTTCGGTAAGTGCGGAGCGTCATTCCACGACCCTATATACGTCAGCCGATGGGCTTAATTACAGCCTGCAAGGAATCGTTCTGGATCACCAGAATAAGGACATGCTTTTTTTTGAAGGAAAGATTGGCGGCAAATTTTATGCCTTAACGCGGCCTCTGGGGAGTTTGTATTTTGCCTATGCCCCCGAGAGCCCTTACCATGCCGGTCCTTCAATCAATCTGGCTGAGTCACCAGATGGCTTGCATTGGAAGCCCGTGGATGAACCCTGCATCCGCCCCCGGAAAGGCTCGACCTCAACCATGCGGATTGGGGGGAGTGCGCAACCCATTCTGACTCCGCAAGGCTGGCTGGTGTTGTATCATGGCGTTGAAGTCAGTGGGAAAGTAGGCATTTACCGCACCTTCTGGGCCGTGCTGGATGCCGAGGACCCGACCAAAATTCTGCATCTTGATGATGAAAATCCGGTTCTGGAAGCCAATCCAGACTGGACTGAAAGCCTGAAAATGCAGATGTATCTCTCGGATGTGGTCTTTACAACGGGTATTCTGGACGCGGGTGATCAGTACATCGTTTCATCGGGTGAGTTAGATTTAGCCTGCCGGATTACCCACATTCCTAAAAATTATTTTACCTATTGA
- a CDS encoding c-type cytochrome, with product MKKAVKIIGIGLAVVLVGIAGVLTFVKLGLPNVGEAPELKINPSAAQIERGRYLANHVNVCMDCHSSRDWSKFSGPPVAGTFGKGGDRFGPEMGFPGTFYARNITPAGIGEWTDGEIFRAISSGVKRDGSAIFPVMPHPAYGRMDQEDVKALVAYVRTLKPIQNTVPASEADFPMNFILNTIPQKPDFQKRPDTTNIVAYGKYLVNASACMDCHTKQEQGKPVEGMYMAGGRKFAMPGAVVTSANITPDAATGLGNWTKTAFIARFKSYDPASGYTPHSVKPGEKQSLMPWIMYAGMTEQDLGAMYEYLKTIKPVRNEVETFKAVALNQ from the coding sequence ATGAAAAAAGCCGTAAAGATCATTGGAATTGGACTGGCGGTTGTGCTGGTCGGAATTGCAGGGGTATTAACCTTTGTAAAGCTGGGGTTGCCCAACGTAGGCGAAGCGCCTGAATTAAAAATTAACCCTAGTGCCGCTCAGATCGAACGGGGGCGCTATCTGGCTAACCACGTCAACGTCTGTATGGACTGTCACAGTAGCCGCGACTGGAGCAAGTTTTCAGGCCCGCCTGTCGCTGGGACGTTTGGGAAGGGTGGTGACCGTTTCGGACCAGAGATGGGCTTTCCCGGAACCTTTTATGCTAGAAATATCACGCCTGCCGGGATTGGCGAATGGACCGACGGCGAAATTTTCCGGGCAATCAGTTCGGGTGTGAAACGGGACGGGAGTGCTATATTTCCCGTCATGCCGCATCCGGCGTACGGACGCATGGATCAGGAAGATGTAAAAGCCCTCGTTGCCTATGTTCGTACGCTGAAACCAATTCAGAATACGGTACCCGCATCAGAAGCGGATTTTCCGATGAATTTTATCTTGAATACGATTCCGCAGAAACCCGATTTCCAGAAGCGACCAGATACAACAAACATAGTAGCTTATGGTAAATACCTGGTTAACGCCTCGGCCTGTATGGATTGCCACACCAAGCAGGAGCAAGGCAAACCGGTAGAAGGCATGTACATGGCTGGCGGGCGGAAGTTTGCCATGCCGGGTGCCGTGGTCACTTCTGCCAACATAACGCCCGATGCCGCAACGGGTTTGGGAAATTGGACAAAGACCGCTTTTATAGCCCGTTTCAAATCTTATGATCCAGCAAGTGGTTATACGCCCCACAGCGTGAAGCCGGGTGAAAAGCAATCCTTAATGCCCTGGATCATGTACGCCGGTATGACGGAGCAGGATTTAGGGGCTATGTACGAATACCTGAAAACGATCAAGCCCGTGCGTAATGAGGTAGAAACCTTCAAAGCGGTTGCTCTAAATCAGTAG
- a CDS encoding NADP-dependent glyceraldehyde-3-phosphate dehydrogenase has product MKSFAQQLDVFPAENQIPEEYRITELHQREYLINGEILPWDGSVQEVLSPVYIKQEGRLERKLIGSYPLPNTEKEAMEALDAAVKAYDNGRGEWPTMSIGDRISCMEKFVGRMIEQKQQVVNLLMWEIGKTLGDSIKEFDRTVEYIYDTIEALKDIDRASSRFRIEQGIIGQIRRSPLGVVLCMGPFNYPLNETYTTLIPAILMGNTILFKPPKHGTLLHYPLLEAFRECFPKGVVNTIYGRGNTVVPALMKSGKINVLTLIGSSRVADQLKKLHPKVNRLRAVLGLDAKNAGIILSNADLELAVKECLLGTLSFNGQRCTAIKIVWVHRSVADQFLKRLNEEVDKLKPGLPWEKGAQITPLPEPQKPAYLAECIQDAEAHGAAVTNEGGGIVNESLFFPAVVYPVNSQMKLYREEQFGPVIPVVPFDDIEEPIDYIINSDHGQQVSIFGTDTEEIAHLIDPLVNQVSRVNINAQCQRGPDTFPFTGRKDSAEGTLSVEDALRSFSIRTVVATKDTEGNKEILNDIVEKNRSQFLSTKFIF; this is encoded by the coding sequence ATGAAATCCTTTGCACAGCAATTGGACGTATTTCCGGCTGAAAATCAGATTCCGGAAGAGTACCGCATTACCGAATTACACCAACGAGAGTACCTGATTAACGGGGAAATTCTTCCGTGGGATGGCTCGGTTCAGGAAGTTTTATCACCCGTATACATCAAACAGGAAGGCCGATTGGAGCGTAAGCTAATTGGTAGTTATCCGCTTCCGAATACGGAAAAAGAGGCGATGGAAGCCTTGGACGCTGCCGTAAAAGCCTACGACAACGGGCGGGGTGAATGGCCAACCATGTCGATTGGCGACCGAATCAGTTGCATGGAGAAATTCGTGGGGCGGATGATCGAACAGAAACAACAGGTTGTAAACCTGCTGATGTGGGAAATTGGTAAAACCCTGGGCGACTCCATCAAAGAGTTTGACCGAACGGTTGAGTATATATACGACACAATTGAAGCGTTAAAAGATATTGATCGGGCTTCTTCCCGTTTTCGGATTGAACAGGGAATTATCGGACAGATTCGTCGCTCGCCGCTGGGCGTGGTGCTGTGTATGGGACCGTTTAACTACCCATTAAACGAAACCTATACCACCCTGATTCCGGCCATTTTAATGGGCAATACCATTTTATTCAAGCCGCCAAAACACGGCACGTTATTGCATTATCCGCTGCTGGAAGCCTTCCGCGAATGTTTCCCTAAAGGCGTTGTAAATACCATTTACGGTCGGGGAAATACTGTTGTTCCGGCACTCATGAAATCCGGTAAAATCAATGTGCTGACTCTTATCGGATCTAGCCGGGTGGCTGACCAGTTGAAGAAATTGCACCCGAAAGTAAACCGCCTGCGGGCTGTTCTGGGACTGGATGCGAAAAATGCGGGCATCATTCTCAGCAACGCTGATCTGGAATTAGCGGTGAAAGAATGCTTGCTCGGAACGCTTTCGTTTAATGGCCAGCGTTGTACGGCTATCAAGATCGTGTGGGTGCATCGGTCCGTTGCCGACCAATTCCTGAAACGCCTGAATGAAGAGGTAGATAAGCTAAAGCCCGGCCTGCCTTGGGAAAAAGGAGCACAAATTACGCCGTTGCCCGAGCCGCAGAAACCTGCCTACCTCGCCGAGTGCATTCAGGATGCCGAAGCCCACGGCGCGGCGGTGACCAATGAGGGCGGGGGGATTGTTAATGAGTCCCTGTTTTTCCCAGCGGTGGTATATCCGGTTAATAGCCAGATGAAACTATACCGCGAAGAGCAATTTGGTCCAGTAATTCCAGTCGTTCCGTTTGACGACATTGAAGAGCCGATTGACTACATCATCAATTCTGATCACGGCCAGCAGGTGAGTATTTTCGGAACCGATACTGAAGAAATCGCCCATCTGATTGATCCACTAGTGAATCAGGTGAGCCGCGTCAACATCAATGCCCAGTGCCAGCGCGGACCTGATACGTTTCCCTTCACGGGTCGTAAGGATTCCGCCGAAGGCACCCTGTCGGTGGAAGATGCGCTACGCTCGTTCTCAATTCGGACGGTGGTCGCTACCAAAGATACCGAGGGAAATAAGGAAATCCTGAATGACATCGTTGAAAAGAACCGTTCGCAGTTCCTATCGACGAAGTTTATTTTCTAA
- a CDS encoding glycerate kinase, whose protein sequence is MKIVVAPDKFKGSLTAKEVCTAMTQAIQLSIPGAEVVAMPMADGGEGTAELLTESTTGTWHEVTVQDPLGRSIKAGYGLSGDKQTAFVEMAQTSGLRLLKPDEYDPFKTHTYGLGELIRHAIGAGVKHIILGIGGSATNDAGMGMAMALGWKFLDKEGQEIKASGGSLPLIHAIQPPANELNVKVEVACDVDNPLCGPQGATYVYSPQKGARPADLPLLDAGMEHWAAIVKKQFQVDLAEVPGAGAAGGVGAGALFFLKARLKAGIELVMENTKLAEKMVGADLILTGEGRIDQQTLRGKLIAGITRLAQEKKIPVVALCGTLAITSEEMDELGLKSAFSIVPGPQSLDSAVQNAAIYLKQTTLQVLRLIKTN, encoded by the coding sequence ATGAAAATAGTGGTAGCACCTGACAAGTTCAAAGGCTCACTAACCGCCAAGGAAGTTTGCACGGCTATGACGCAAGCCATTCAGCTCTCAATTCCGGGTGCTGAAGTGGTAGCAATGCCGATGGCCGACGGGGGAGAAGGAACCGCTGAGTTGCTGACTGAATCAACAACAGGCACTTGGCATGAAGTAACCGTTCAGGATCCGTTAGGACGATCAATAAAGGCGGGTTACGGGCTCTCTGGAGATAAACAAACCGCTTTCGTCGAGATGGCCCAGACTTCCGGCCTGCGTCTGCTTAAACCAGACGAATACGACCCCTTTAAAACGCATACCTACGGGCTAGGTGAACTAATTCGGCATGCAATCGGCGCAGGTGTAAAGCACATTATTCTGGGCATTGGCGGAAGTGCTACGAATGACGCAGGTATGGGAATGGCAATGGCGTTGGGATGGAAGTTTCTGGATAAGGAAGGTCAGGAAATAAAAGCCAGTGGCGGTAGTTTGCCGCTTATTCATGCAATACAACCGCCTGCTAATGAATTAAATGTAAAAGTGGAGGTTGCCTGCGATGTAGACAATCCTTTGTGCGGCCCACAAGGCGCTACCTATGTATATAGCCCGCAAAAAGGAGCCCGACCCGCAGATTTGCCTCTTTTGGATGCGGGAATGGAGCACTGGGCCGCTATTGTTAAAAAGCAGTTTCAGGTAGATCTCGCAGAAGTGCCCGGTGCGGGTGCGGCGGGAGGCGTCGGAGCTGGAGCCTTATTTTTTTTGAAAGCGCGGCTAAAAGCAGGCATCGAGTTGGTTATGGAAAATACAAAGCTGGCCGAAAAAATGGTTGGCGCTGATCTGATCCTGACTGGTGAGGGACGTATTGATCAGCAAACATTAAGAGGAAAATTAATTGCTGGCATAACCAGGCTCGCTCAGGAAAAAAAGATACCTGTTGTTGCCCTCTGTGGGACATTAGCCATAACGTCGGAAGAGATGGATGAACTTGGTTTGAAAAGTGCCTTTTCGATCGTGCCAGGTCCACAAAGCCTGGATTCTGCCGTGCAAAATGCGGCTATCTACCTTAAGCAGACAACGTTACAGGTGCTGAGGTTGATAAAAACGAACTAG